The Entelurus aequoreus isolate RoL-2023_Sb linkage group LG23, RoL_Eaeq_v1.1, whole genome shotgun sequence genome has a window encoding:
- the LOC133640562 gene encoding trace amine-associated receptor 1-like: MAPEVTFNRTAVIHPCYEVDMYDAPSKTRSSGCVLLNIFLCLLSVIIICGNLLIIITVVYFKQLHTPTNYLILSLAVADLLVGVLLFPLSIEFTLSYCVYQEEVICKVRNSIDVTLSTASILHLCCISIDRYHAVCKPLTYRTTLTVQAVAVMILLSWTLSLLVAAGFVVAEFNYAKCGEECYVDILIANIVGVICSFYIPVIIMICIYAKIFLVAQNQARSIQNTNYPSRTPGANVSKMERKATKTLTIVMGVFLICWTPFCIYISVQLFNQVPMAVGEGLTWLALSNSMLNPFIYAFFYSWFQSAFKILILGKVFQSNFSRTRLN; the protein is encoded by the coding sequence ATGGCACCAGAGGTCACCTTCAACAGAACTGCTGTCATACATCCTTGTTATGAAGTCGATATGTACGATGCACCGTCAAAAACACGTTCCTCCGGGTGTGTGCTTCTGAACATATTTCTTTGCTTATTATCCGTCATCATAATATGTGGAAACCTCCTCATAATCATCACTGTGGTGTATTTCAAGCAGCTCCACACTCCCACTAACTATCTCATTCTCTCTCTGGCAGTGGCCGACTTACTTGTCGGTGTTTTATTGTTCCCTCTCAGCATTGAATTCACCCTCAGTTACTGTGTCTACCAAGAAGAAGTGATTTGCAAAGTGCGGAACAGCATCGACGTGACCCTGAGCACTGCTTCTATTCTACATTTATGCTGTATTTCCATAGATAGGTATCACGCGGTGTGTAAACCTCTGACTTACAGAACCACGCTCACTGTTCAAGCGGTTGCGGTCATGATCCTGCTCAGTTGGACTCTTTCACTTCTCGTCGCCGCCGGTTTTGTGGTGGCGGAATTCAACTATGCAAAGTGTGGGGAAGAATGTTACGTCGATATTTTGATCGCAAATATTGTAGGAGTCATCTGCTCCTTCTACATACCTGTGATCATAATGATATGCATCTATGCAAAGATCTTCCTTGTAGCACAGAACCAGGCTCGCAGCATCCAAAACACCAACTATCCGAGTAGAACACCAGGAGCAAATGTCAGTAAGATGGAGAGAAAGGCCACAAAGACTCTGACTATAGTTATGGGTGTTTTCCTCATCTGCTGGACTCCGTTCTGTATTTATATTTCTGTACAGCTTTTCAACCAGGTACCGATGGCAGTTGGTGAAGGACTTACCTGGCTGGCTCTGTCAAATTCTATGCTCAATCCTTTCATTTATGCTTTCTTTTACAGCTGGTTCCAGTCAGCTTTTAAAATCCTTATATTAGGTAAAGTATTTCAAAGCAATTTTTCTAGAACCAGacttaactga